AGCTGCCTGGGAAGACGTGCGCGACGATGTCTGCCGCGCTCTGAACCGCCCGTTGGAAGTACGCGGTGAACTGGAGGCGCTGCGGCTGGAACTGGACCATGCTTACCGTGAGGTCGAGCGGAACCTTCTCCAGAATAAGGCGCTGACATTGACCGTGCACAGCGGTCAGACCCGGGTGAGGTTAACCTCACCTGAAGCGCTGGACGAGCCACCGAGTCTCCAACATTTGCGGGCGCAAGTCGCCGCGCGCCTGCCAGTCATTGATCTGGCCGAGTTGCTGATGGAAGTTCATACCTTCACAGGACTGGCCGATGCATTTACCCATGTCGCCGACGGACCACCCCGCATGAGTGATCTGCCTTTGAGCATCTGTGCCGTGCTGCTCGCGCAGGCCTGCAACATCGGCTTGAAAGCCGTGGCAAGGCCGGACGTTCTGGCCCTGACCCTTTCCCGGCTGTCCTGGATTCAGCAAAACTACGTGCGGGCCGACACGATCACCGCTGCGAATGCCCGCCTGGTCGACGCCCAAGATGAGCTGCCCCTGGCACAGGCATGGGGCGGTGGGGAGGTGGCCTCCGCCGACGGCTTGCGCTTTGTCATCCCGGTCCGCACCATTCATGCGGGTTGGAACAGGAAGTATTTTGGTGTTCAGCGGGGCGTGACCTACTACAACTTCACCAGTGACCAGTTCACTGGCTTTCACGGCATCGTGATTCCGGGGACGCTGCGGGACTCGCTGTACATCCTGGCGGGCCTGCTGGAACAGCAGACCCGACTTGACCCCCAAGAAATCATGGCCGATACCCACGGCTCCAGCGACGTGGTGTTCGGGTTGTTCGCCCTGCTGGGGTACAAATTCAGCCCCAGACTTGCCGATCTCCCGGACCAGCGCTTCTGGAGGCTGGACCGGGAAGCGGATTACGGCGCGCTGGATGACCTGAGCCGGCACCCCCTGGATGAGCGGCTGATCGCCGCCCACTGGGAGGACATGCTCAGGCTCGCCGGGTCACTGAAACTCGGCAAGGTGGGCGCGGTCAGCGTGATGCGGACCTTGCAACGCGGGGGCAGCCTGTCGAGCCTGGGCCGCGCCGTGGCGGAACTGGGCCGGATCGAGAAGACGCTGTACCTGCTGAACTATGTCCAGGACGAAGCGTACCGCAGGCGCATCCTGCGGCAGCTTAACCGGGGCGAACAGCGTCATGGTGTGGCGCGCGCAGTGTTCCACGGCCACAGGGGTGAACTCCGCCAACGATACCGGGAGGGAATGGAAGACCAGTTGGGCGCACTCGGTCTGGTGGTGAATGCTGTCGTCCTCTGGAACACCCGCTACATGACAGCGGCGCTCGATGACCTGCGTCACACCGGGCAAAGGGTGCTGGAGGAGGACATTGCCCGCTTAACACCGCTGTTGCATGAGCATGTGAACATGCTCGGCAAATATGATTTCACCCTGGCAGACGAAATTACCGGGGGCTGTTTAAGGCGCTTGCGCGATCCGAACACTCTGGAAGCCTACCTGGAACAGATCAAATTGTAGTGCGGGTCACTAGAGTAATTCGCTGTTCCTCTTCTCAGGTCTCCCCGTCTATTTCCACTTCCCAACCGGGTGAACTGCAATTCGCAACACAGGACAAAGTTTTTTTCTCCCCATGACAAGACTTGGGCAGGCTTCTCACCCCCCGTCAGCCCCACGTCGGCATGATCAGGTATGTCACTCCACCCCTTGTTGTTGGCAGGGGCGCTGCTTCTCGGCAGTGCCCAAGCTCAGTCCACCGCCACGCCCGCCGCATCGGCCCAGGAACTGCTTCAGCGCGTCGCGGGTGACGGTCAGGCCGGGCCAGAGGTGCTACTGGGCACCGCTCCCGCCGATCTGCTTGCCACGCTGCCCCCCGGCAGCCGGGTCATCGGCACCGTCACCTTGACCGGTCTCCCAGGGCGTGGACCGAACACCACCACGGTCTACCTGGACTCGAAGCTGACACCGGGCCGGGTCATCGCCCACTTCGCCGCCGCCCTGGGGCCGGACTGGAAACAGGCGAGCAATGAACGCTCCCCCTTTGAAGCGCAGGGTGGGTTTCAGCAGGGCTTACCGCCCAGCAACATGACGTTTTACCGCACCACGCCGCCGCAGGTGCTGCGGGTCTCCACAACGGTTGTCGGCGCGGTGACGCGGGTCAACCTGAGTCAACAGGTAGACGAGGATGTGGAGCGCATCTTGCCTTACTTGAGTGCGCCGCCGCCTGTGCCGCCGGGCTATCTCACCCTGCCCAAACTGAGTGCGCCGGAAGGCAGCACCGTGAGTCAGACCGGGATGAGCAACGGCGCGGACGGCGTCACCCAGAACGCGCGGATTGAGACCACGCTCAGCCGTGGAGCCCTGATGGCGCACTACACCGCGCAGCTTCGCCAGGCGGGCTGGACCGTAGTGACCCAGGCGAACACCCTAGTGGCATCCAGCACCATCTGGACGTTCAAGCAAGAGGGCCGGGACCGCATCGGTATCCTGGTGATCGCGGGAACCTCGCCTTACTCGGGCACGCTGGTCTCCCAGGGCAGCCGCTGAAGCTCAGGACAGTTGGGTCAAGCACCAGAGACGCGATTTATGGCAGGGTGCGCGGCTCGTCCAGCGTGATGGCGGTGAACAGATGGGTGTCATCGGTGAAGCCTGTGATCTCAAAGCTGAGGTTTCCAGCGCTGAAGATGGCCGAGGAGTCATAGTGCCAGTCCGTTGGGTTGCCTCCTGGCCCGTCGGAGTCAAAGGTGGCGGTACTCAAGCGCCAGGGAGCGAAATACGTGGCGTCCGCGCCACCTGTGGGCAGTGAGACTGTAAACCAGCCCCCGCCGCCTGCAAGCACTGGTAATTCAGTCTGCACACGGTAGATTGGCAGGCTCAGGCTTACTCTTGGATCTATCGGCCACTCCAGTTCATCTCGCTCCAGGCGGGTGATGGTCACTTGAACCCCGGTTGCTGGCCCCTCACGCCACTGCGTGGGGGCGGACACCCGCACGCCGTCAAGTCCGCTGACACTGGTGCCAGGGCGCAACAGGTGGCTGGAATGGGTCTGGGTGGGGGCGCAGCCAATGGCCCCAGAGCAGGACAGGGCGACGAGGAATATCCAAGGGCGCTTCACACGCTGCTCGGCAGGATTATGGCGTGGGACGTGTCGTTGAATGAGGGCCGCAGGGGCCTGCCAGCCCTAGCGCGGCGGCGCAGAGAACCAGGACTGGCTGAACTGGCGGCGCTGGACACAAGCAACAGGCAACTCAAAGCACGCATGGCTGAGGTTAGCGTGGTGGTGCGGGCATCACGCGGGTTGTCAGAATCAGTTCAAGGCCCCCCACTGCCCCACCAAGCGCTCCAGGAACGGCGGCACCTCGCCTACCTCGCGTATGAAGGTGGCTGCACTCGCGCGGGACAGGATGCGCGCCGCCGCCCGCCCCTTGACCTGATACGTCGCGTTCAGCAGGAAGGTGTGCAGGCCCTCGTCCAGCGGGTCCAGAGGCAGCAGGCGGTCTGCCAGCGAGATGCACTTGTCGTACTGACCGGTCTGAAACCAGTCCTCCATCGTTTCCAGGCCCACCTGGGTGATCCACCGACTCAACCGTTCACGCTCCCTCTGCGCCCACTCACTTGCGGCGGCGGGCAGAAACACCACGTTCTCCGGCGCAGGCTGCGGCCATGCGCCCCGGCGCAGCGCCGCTTCAAGTTCTTCGACATCCCAGACCAGTGCCGCCTCACCCTGCAAACGGTAGCGTCCCTGCGCGGCCTCGAAGCCGATGACCAGCCCAGGCACCCGCGCGGCGATGTCCACCCGCACCTGATGAAAGTAATTTTTGGACCGCTTGGGGGGAACGTCAGGGAAGAGGTCACGCTGCACGTCCTTCAGGGTGACTGCGCCGGAACGGCGCAGGTAGCACAGCACCTCCACAGCGCGGCCCAGGCGGAACCGGACGCGCCCGCCGTCCAGCCACAGCCCAGCCTCGCCCAGCGTTTTCAGACTCAGGCGGGACGCAGGAACCTTTCCCAATAGCGTCAGACGCTCAAAGGCGGTTTCAGGCTGAGCCAGCAGGTGCTCAAGGGTCTGGGGCAGCAGCGGCCATTCCGGGATCAGCAAAGGAGGGGTTCCCGTCTGTGCAGCCAACTGAGCGGCGTGTTGCAAATGATGGAAGCGCTGATCAGGCTGCGCCTCTGCAAGAGCCAACCAGACTGGAATGGCCTTGACCAGATGACCCGCCTGCTCCAGACCCTCAGCAGAGCGCTGGAGCCGCAACACGCCCAGGGGATCGCCCTGGCGGCTGAGCCACTGTCCCGCGCGGTGGTCTAGCAGCAGACGGTCATAGGTGTCCTTTGCCAGATGATCGGCGCGCGACAGATACCGCCGGGCCAGGGCGTCCTGCCCCGAAGCGGTCATCAGGGCCAGCAACTCTGTCAGCACCATCAGTTCCTTGACCGGATCGCTCAAGATGCTGGACAGCACGGCTTCCAGAATGAACTGTGCCTCGGCCCAGCGTTCCTGACTGCGCCACAACACGGCGCGTTCCAACTCCCGGAGCGGAGCGACGGTGGCGGAGGTGATGCAATCAAGCTGCACCTGCGCCTCCTCTGCCCGGCCCAGGACGATCAGGTACCCAGCGCGGCACAGCGCCACATACTCACGCTGCCGGGGCCGGGCGTATTCGGCAGCAAAGTCCAGGTAGGCCAGCGCGCGGCCATAGTCGCCAAAGTGGCCGTGGAGGTGGCCCAGCAGCGTCACCACGGCCACCTGGACCCGTTCCGGGGCATCGCTGGCCAGATGCCAGGCTTGCTCGGCCAACTCGAAGAGACGGTCTCTGGAATCGCCGAGCAGCCAGGCCAGCCGTGAGCGCTCGCGGTACCACAACGCCGCGTCGGCGTCAGGCAGGGCTGCCGGGTCAATACTTTCCAGCGTTGCCAGCGCGCGGTCCGTCGTCCTGTTCAGGAGCTGCACCGCCGAGAGGTGAATGCCCGCCGCCATGTCACCCCCCAGGGTGGCCTGTCTGAGGCGCAGTTCGGCCTCGGGAAGCTGGACCTCATGCGTCAGACAGATACCCACCCAGCGCAGGTCCAGCGGCGTGGGGCAGGGCAGGGTGCGAAACAGGGCAATACCACCGGCGTAATCGTCCCGGTAGGCTGCGTCCCGCACCTGGCTCATGGGATCAGGATACCGCGCAGCACACTGCTCAACGCCTGCAAACCGGCCCCCCTTTACACTGGAGGGCATGCGACATAGCTCAATGCGGCAACGCTTCGGCCTGGGCCTGAGTGGCATCGGTCTGGCCCTGCTCGCTTCCTGCGCCACCCTGCCCGGCATCAGTTCCGCAGGGGTGGACTTCGGCACCGATGGGAATGCGGCGACGCGTGAGGTGGGTTTTTCGGGGAATACCCAACTCAGGGTTCGCTCTGAACGGTTGGACCAAGCCACCGCCAGCGCCGTCAAGGCGGGGACGTTATTTATTGGGGACCAGGGCTTCAGCCAGGGAGAGCTGTTCACCGTCGAGACGGACTCGCGGTATCAGTGGGTGGTGACCTCACCCTGCAAGGTGCTGCCACAAGACAAGAGCGTTGTGATGCGTTATGAGCTGTACGGGGAGGGCGGCGCAGTGGTTCAGCAGAACAGCTTGAACATCATCAGACTCGGCCCCTGCTAAATATTCCTCCTAAATGGCACCGCCCGCCTGCCCCGCCACCCTCGTTCACATCAGGAGTTCCCATGCGTCATCTGTCTCTCGGTCTCGTCGCCATCACCTCCCTCAATCTGACCCTTTGTGCCAGAACCGATTCCTCCATCATCACGGGCCGCCTGAAGGCACAGCCATGAAGACTCTGCTCCCCGTCTGCCTGGCCCTGGGCCTGCTCAGCGCCTGTGGCAACGAGTACAAGCCGGTAGAACTCCCCATGACGGACCCGAACGTGCTGTCCGGGCAGTGGCAGGGGCAACTGACGCAGCAGCACAGCATCGACGTGATCCATTCCACAGCCAGCCGCGTGTACGTCAAAGATCAGCAGGCGTTAGAGGTGTTCGACGTTCAGACAGGGAAGGTGCTGGCCAAGCAACTGCTTCCGTCGCTGTCGTCCCAGGTGATCTGGCGTGCAGACGGCGTGCTACTGGCCCTGCGTGAGCCGAAGGGGAATCAGGCGGAAATGGTCCAGTACGACGCCCAGACGCTGGCCCCGTTGCCCAGTTGGCCCCTGCCCCAGGGCAACCCCAACGCCTGGAGCCTCAGCCGCGATGGGGAGACCGCGTTGTACGGGCTGTACGGCGAGGGCACGGGAGGGCAGCAGGACTACGACACCCGCACCCGCGAGAAGCGGCCCCTGGCCGCCCTGCCGTCTGGGCTGGCGGTCATGGCGCTGAGCGCGGACGCCACCTGGGCCGTGGTGGGGATGGTGGGTCAGCGCCCGGAAGGCCGCCCCGTTCAGGTACAAAACCGCCGGGATGGCCGCCGCTTTGAGGTCCCGGCCCGCCCCGCGCCCGCAGGCTGTGACCGGCGGGGCGGCGTGGGCGTGGGCATCGAGTCGATCAAAACCGCGACGGGCGAGGAGCGGCTGCTCCTCACTTCTCCAGATGGGCTGGTTCAGGTCCGCAGCGCGTCGGGTCAGCTCCAGCGTGAGATCGCCTTGTGGTCCTGCGAGGCAGTGAATCTTGAACCGGTCTCCGGGCAGCCGGATCAGGTGGTCTACAGCGTCGGCACCGTGGACCGCCAGAATTCCTATGTTCCGTTCACGCTGAGCGAGGTGGGCCTGCTGGACCTGAACAGCGGCCAGAAAGTTCAGCAATACCGCGTCGGCTCTACAGAATCCGTTCAGGCCACTCCCTCCGGCTTCCTGGCGGTGACCCGGCCCACGAACGGCACACCCGCTGCGCCCGCAGACGAAAACTGGCGGTTCCAGACCTGGGCGGGGGGGAAGTGGAACGTTCCTACCGTGGACTCCACCCTGAAGCTCGATCTGACCACCACGCGCGTCAGCGACACCGAGGCGAGGACGGCGGGGACGGCCACCTTGAATGGCCGCACCCTGACGGTGAGCGGCAAGATCACCACCTTTGACCTGAAACTCAAGGCCCAGGCCCGGCCCTTCATGCCGTACCTGGAAGCCACCCTGGAGTTGTCGGATGGCCAGACGACGGTGGGGCGGCTGGAGCTGTTCAACGCGCTGGGGATCAAGAGCGTCGAGCCGCCGATCCATGATGCCTCGAAGATCCCGGTCTACCGCGTGCGCTACATACAGGACGACGGGAGCGTGATCACGGGCGAGGTGAAACGGCCTTAGCGGCAGCCATGCAGGTGCTTCCTTGAACAAAGGGGGAATACGGTGAACCTCAGTTTTTATCGGGGGGCACCCCTGGTCAGCAGCATCGGTTTAGCCAGGGCGACGGGCCAGGGGAAAGTGGCCGGTCTCGTTCAAACTCAAAAAATTCTTGTGTCACCGGGAGAGAAATGAAACTCAACGCTGTGATCGGCTTGATGGCCTTGACGCTGTTCTCGTGCGGCAAGTTCCCCGTCGCCAATGACCTGTCCCTCTCCTTCAGCACTCCTGTCGAGTCGTTCTCCACGGCGCTTAACACCAACGCTGATGGGCGGTTCAACGTGCTGGTCCGCACGGACGCCCTGCCTGCCGGTGTGGTGGCCCAGGCGGTCTCGGCCAAACTGTTCGTGGGTGCCCAGGCGTTCCAGGGATCGTCTTACCCGGTGGAGCCGGACAACACGTTCTACCAGTTCAATGTCGGCAACCGGTGTGGCCCCAGCCTTAAGGGGAAAGATGTGACCTTCAAATACGAGGTCTACGATCAGAAGGGGACGGTCCTGCGGCAGAAGTCGGTCACCGTACCGTCCATTGACGGTTGCTAGGTTGACCACGTCGTGACATCGAAGTCAACACTGCTCGAAATGAGGTGAACCGTATGCATCAGACTTTCCCGCTCATGCGACTGCTGCCCCTGGCCCTCCTCTGCACGGCCCTGCTCAGCGCGTGCCGCGACACCACCCCTCCACCTCCGCCCCGCGTCATGACTGCGGACGAATTGCGGCCCCTCTACCGTGACTTACCGCGCGAACCGTTGCCTCCGGTCAGCAGCTCTGGCCTGGGCGAGACTTACACGCTCGGCGGCGTGGTGAAGGACTGGAAGGCCAGCCGGGACGTAGACCTCTATCAGTACCAGAACCAGCAGGGCGGCCCCGCCGTGGAGGTTGGCACTTTGACGTCCACCGGCACCATCAAGGTCACGGCTCCGCTAGAGCGGACCCAGGGATACACCACGAAATTGCGTGAATGGATCGGCGGCGAGGGCACGCTCTGCCCTGTCACCGAACTGACATTCAGCAGCAATCCAGAGGTGCGGGTGCTGTTCGTAACCCTGCTGGTGCGCTGGCAGGACAGCATTGCCCGGACGAAGGCGGCTTCCTTGCACCCTCAGACATCGTTTATCCCAGAGTGGATCAACATCCGGCCCAGCGTGACCCAGGCTTCGGCTGTTGCGCCCTCGAAGGTGGCGTTCCTGATTTATTCCCCCGAGGAGGTCACGGTCTCTGGCGAGAACCGCTGCATCAACGGTTCAGAGCAAACCCAGCCGCCGGGTTGGAAGTCTATTCAGCAAGTCCATGTGCGGGCCAGCGTGACCCTCAAGCCCGGCTGGAATGCGGTGCTGAACACCGATCAGTCTCTTCCCTATGCAGGCGAGTTTGGCGTGGCGGACAGGCGCTGGACGGCCCTGCCCGCAGAGGAACTGGCCGTCTGGACCTTACGGTAAGGAGGCCTGGCCATCAGCCCAGAAACACCTCTGGGCGAACGTGGAAGTGCGCGGCCAACTTCCGCACGGCCTCCAGCGAGAGTGCCGTCTTGCCGCCCAGCAGGCGGCTCACGTTCCCCTGCGTGATCCCCAGAACCCCGGCCAACTCTGTCTG
The sequence above is drawn from the Deinococcus sp. AJ005 genome and encodes:
- a CDS encoding Tn3 family transposase — protein: MPVEFLTDEQASRYGRYQGDPTPEQLTQFFFLNETELTLIAERRRPENELGFAVQLGTLRFLGTFLQNPLDTPLLVVAHLAQQLHIEAGQFTKYAVRSATRHSHRQRIIAALDYREFDRFQTFRLIRWIYAQLALSASRPSVLFDLATAHLIQQRIVLPGVTVLARLIARVRERFTARTFQGLSQRLSPAQKVTLNALLVLPEKDWQTPLERFRTPPTRVSTAALFQAIHRITQIRDIGVSTIDLSDVPESRQAVLVRYALTVRVQLIERLGEDRRLATLLVFLQHLERSATDDVLEMFSQVMNELALRGEAKRRRERLRSLKDLDQAALLLRDAVAVLLDPDIQPEDVRALAFERLGEAPLRAATLTVQELASPDADPAPEVLSGAYATVRRFLRSLLVTVAFSGTAGARPLLDALAFLKRMDELGGGKPRWDEAPRGFVPKPWERRVFPGKGEVDHQAYTLCALDRLRHALKRREVFVERSQHHGDPRAELLHGAAWEDVRDDVCRALNRPLEVRGELEALRLELDHAYREVERNLLQNKALTLTVHSGQTRVRLTSPEALDEPPSLQHLRAQVAARLPVIDLAELLMEVHTFTGLADAFTHVADGPPRMSDLPLSICAVLLAQACNIGLKAVARPDVLALTLSRLSWIQQNYVRADTITAANARLVDAQDELPLAQAWGGGEVASADGLRFVIPVRTIHAGWNRKYFGVQRGVTYYNFTSDQFTGFHGIVIPGTLRDSLYILAGLLEQQTRLDPQEIMADTHGSSDVVFGLFALLGYKFSPRLADLPDQRFWRLDREADYGALDDLSRHPLDERLIAAHWEDMLRLAGSLKLGKVGAVSVMRTLQRGGSLSSLGRAVAELGRIEKTLYLLNYVQDEAYRRRILRQLNRGEQRHGVARAVFHGHRGELRQRYREGMEDQLGALGLVVNAVVLWNTRYMTAALDDLRHTGQRVLEEDIARLTPLLHEHVNMLGKYDFTLADEITGGCLRRLRDPNTLEAYLEQIKL
- a CDS encoding BTAD domain-containing putative transcriptional regulator; translated protein: MSQVRDAAYRDDYAGGIALFRTLPCPTPLDLRWVGICLTHEVQLPEAELRLRQATLGGDMAAGIHLSAVQLLNRTTDRALATLESIDPAALPDADAALWYRERSRLAWLLGDSRDRLFELAEQAWHLASDAPERVQVAVVTLLGHLHGHFGDYGRALAYLDFAAEYARPRQREYVALCRAGYLIVLGRAEEAQVQLDCITSATVAPLRELERAVLWRSQERWAEAQFILEAVLSSILSDPVKELMVLTELLALMTASGQDALARRYLSRADHLAKDTYDRLLLDHRAGQWLSRQGDPLGVLRLQRSAEGLEQAGHLVKAIPVWLALAEAQPDQRFHHLQHAAQLAAQTGTPPLLIPEWPLLPQTLEHLLAQPETAFERLTLLGKVPASRLSLKTLGEAGLWLDGGRVRFRLGRAVEVLCYLRRSGAVTLKDVQRDLFPDVPPKRSKNYFHQVRVDIAARVPGLVIGFEAAQGRYRLQGEAALVWDVEELEAALRRGAWPQPAPENVVFLPAAASEWAQRERERLSRWITQVGLETMEDWFQTGQYDKCISLADRLLPLDPLDEGLHTFLLNATYQVKGRAAARILSRASAATFIREVGEVPPFLERLVGQWGALN